The DNA region CTTGAGCCGTGGGAAGAGGTCTGCAATCGCATCCGCACGCCGGAAGGCGAAGTCACGATCGCGATCGTCGGCAAGTACACCGGTCTTAAGGACGCCTACAAGTCGCTGATCGAAGCGCTGCATCACGGCGGCATCGCCAACCGCGTCAAAGTCAATCTCGAATGGATCGAGTCGGAGATATTCGAAAAGGAAGATCCCGCGCCGTACCTCGAAAAGGTCCACGGCATTCTCGTTCCTGGCGGCTTCGGCGAACGCGGTTCGGAAGGCAAAATTCATGCGGCCCGGTTTGCCCGCGAGCGCAAGGTGCCGTATTTCGGCATCTGCTTCGGCATGCAGATGGCGGTCATCGAAGCAGCACGCAATCTCGCTGACGTCGAGAATGCCTCCTCCACAGAATTCGGCCCTACCAAGGAACCGGTCGTCGGCCTGATGACAGAGTGGATCAAGGGCAATGCGCTGGAGAAGCGTACAGCAGCCGGCGACCTCGGCGGCACCATGCGCCTCGGCGCCTACAAGGCGGCGCTGAAGAAAGGCACGAAGATCTCCGAAATCTACGGATCGACCGATATTTCCGAGCGCCATCGCCACCGCTACGAAGTCAACGTGGATTACAAGGACCGCCTGGAAAACTGCGGCCTCGTCTTCTCCGGCATGTCGCCGGACGGCGTGCTTCCGGAAACGATCGAGTATCCGGATCATCCGTGGTTCATCGGTGTCCAGTATCACCCGGAACTGAAGTCCCGGCCGCTCGACCCGCATCCGCTCTTTGCAAGCTTCATTGAAGCCGCCACCGAGCAGAGCCGGTTGGTCTGAGCAACAAAAGGCCGCTTCGCGACATTTGCGGGAGCGGCCTTTAAAACAGGTGCCCCTCTGCTATCTTGCGCCGCATGAGCGCAAACCGCTGCACTACCGTCTCCCGCATCATCTACGCGCCGCCGTGTGCGATATATGCTGCCTTCCTCGATCCGGAAGCGGTTGCCACCTGGCTTCCACCTGGTGATATGCGCGGCATCGTCCATGAATTCGAGGGCAGGGAAGGCGGTGCCTTCAACATGTCGCTGGTCTATCCGGATGACGAGACGGAGATGACCGGCAAGACCTCGGAAAAGACCGATACCTTCCGCGGACGAACCGCCCAGCTCATTCCGGATGCCCTCGTCGTCTGGAAGACGGTGTTCGATTCACCGGATCCGGCCTTCGCCGGAGAGATGACCGTCCGCACCCATCTCGTCCCTGCGGCGGGTGGCACCCAAGTCACGATGGTAACCGAGGATATTCCGGAAGGAATTCGCCTGGAAGATAACGAAACCGGCTGCCTTCAGACGCTGGAGCAGCTTGCCGCCTATGTCCGCGGCTGGGCCGGAAAAGCTTGGCCCGGCGGCAGGCCTGAACCTACCGCCGGAAACCCTGTTCATGCAGCGAGCGGCAAGAGCCCGACATAGACCGATTTCGGCCTGATCAATCGGCCTTCGAGCAGCTGTTCGCGCGCATGCGCAATCCAGCCGACGGTGCGGCCGATCGCAAAGACGCCGGTGAAGGCCTCGCGCGGGAAGCCGAGCGATTCCAGAAGCAGCGCCGTATAGAATTCGACATTGACGTCCAGCGGGCGATCCGGCTTGCGTTCCTTGAGGATGGCGAGCGCCGCCTTTTCGATCGCCTCCGCCAGCGCGATCCGTTGCCGGTCGACCTGGCCGGTTGCGACAAGCGGCTTCAGCGCATTTTTCAAGGCGTCGGCACGCGGGTCGCGGACGCGATAGATGCGATGGCCGAAACCCATCAGCCGCTCGCCGCGATCAAGGGCAGCGGCGAGCCATGTTTTCGCATGGTTCTCCGTTCCGATCGCATCCAGCATATCGAGGACCGGTCCCGGCGCGCCGCCATGCAACGGTCCCTTGAGTGCGCTGAGCGCCGCAAGCACCGAAGAGGTGAGGCCGGCATGCGTCGAGGCGATTACGCGCGATGCGAAAGTCGAGGCGTTCAACCCGTGATCGGAAATCGTCACGAGATAACCGTCCAGCGCAGCCGTCTGTTCGGCGCTCGGAATCCTGCCCGTCATCATGTGCAGAATGTCCGCGGCTTGCGAAACCGAGGCGTCCGGCGGAACGGGCTTCTCTTCGCGTTGCATGCGCAACACCGCCGGCAGGAACACCGCGGGTGCAGCGAGGAGCCTCAATACCGTTTCGAAATCCTCGCCGTCTGGCAACCGAGCAATCAGCGCCCGCATCGCATCGACCGGCGGCAGCTTCAAAAGCGCTTCATCCATGGCCCGGACATGCGTGAAAACTTCCGTACGCATACGGCCGAGGCGGGTTTTCAAGTCGCCGGCGGCAGCGGGGACCTCCAGCAGGTCATCGAGCAACAGGGCTGCCGTATCCTCATAGGTCGCGCGCTCCACGAGGCGATCCAGCGACACCCCACGAATAATCAGGCGGCCGAGTTCTCCATCCACATCCGATAATCGGGTTTCTGCGGCAATGACGTCTTCAAGTCCGTTCTTCATGGGTGCTTCTCCTTTACGAGGAGGATGATCGGGCCTAGTCTTATTGACGTCAATCTTGATGCAATCGATCAATATGAACACGCTCTGGATCACCACCGAAGAGGCGCTTGCCCGCCTCGGTACAAAGCCACAGACGCTTTACGCCAATGTTAGCCGCGGACGGATCCGCGCCAAACCGGATCCCGCCGACCCGCGTCGCAGCCTCTACCAGGCCGACGATGTCGGGCGACTGGCAGAGCGCCACGCAGGCCGACGGCAGTCGGCAGCGGTGGCAGCCGAAGCGATCCGCTGGGGTGAACCCGTTTTGCCGACGGCGATCTCGACGATTTCCGATGGAAGGCTGTTCTATCGCGGCCGCGAGGCGGTCGCGCTTTCCGAGCATGCGACTCTGGAAGAGGTCGCGGCACTCCTGTGGGGCGGCGGAAATATTGCGTTCGAAACGGGCGAAGGCGGTGAGGGCGACGCATCCCGCATGGCGAATGCCTTCACGCTTCTTGCAGCGCGCGTCACCACCGACCTGCCGGCCCTCGGTCGGAAACCGGCAGTTCTTCGAGCAGAGGCAGCGGACGTGCTATTAACCGTGGCCGGCGGACTCGCCCCCTGGCATGGCGAGCCAATGCCTCTGCATCAACGTCTTGCGCGTGGCTGGCAGCGACCCGAGGCGGCCGATCCGATCCGCCGGGCTCTGGTGCTCGCCGCCGAACATGAACTCAACGTCTCGGCTTTTGCGGCGCGCGTCACCGCATCTTCCGGTGCGGCCCTTTCGGCGGCGACGCTCTCGGGTCTAGCGGCGCTCACGGGCCCCCGCCACGGCGGGGCGTGGCTGAGTGTCACGCTGCTTACCGAACAGGCCGCTTCCGTTGGGGTGCGAGAGGCAATCCGTGGAGCGCTATCATCCGAAGGAGTTGTCCGAGCTTTCGGCCATCGGCTTTACCCACAGGGCGATCCTCGCGCGAAGGCGCTAATGGCAAGCTTCGAAGCGCCACGGCTTTTTGTTTCTCTGGCGGAAGCAGGCGAGGAATTGCTCGGCGAGCCAGTCAATGTCGACTTCGCGATCGCCGCCCTGACAGCCACCTTCACGCTTCCCGAAGATGCGCCGCTTATCATCTTCGCTCTTGCTCGCACCTGTGGCTGGCTCGCGCATGCCATGGAGCAGGTCGAAGATGGCCATCTTATCCGTCCAAGAGCACGCTACACAGGACCCCATGATTGAAACTTCTGGTGGGTAACACTCGTCAACCTTGCCAGCTTGCGCTTTTCTGCATACGAAAATCCGGTTTTGTTTTATGATGATAGGGCCGGGGCAAGCAGGTGACCGCATGGCGAATACCATGCCGGATCATGACGTTTGTGCGATGTGGGGGCGGATCATGAGCATAATCTCAGCATTCCTTCGCGGTTTTGCCGCAGCCGCCCTTGCGGCACTTCT from Rhizobium sullae includes:
- a CDS encoding CTP synthase; protein product: MARYVFITGGVVSSLGKGIAAAALGALLQARGYRVRLRKLDPYLNVDPGTMSPTQHGEVFVTDDGAETDLDLGHYERFTGRSATKTDNITTGRIYKNIIDKERRGDYLGATVQVIPHVTNEIKDFVVEGNDDYDFVICEIGGTVGDIEAMPFMEAIRQLGNDLPRGTAIYVHLTLMPYIPAAGELKTKPTQHSVKELQALGIHPDILLVRADREIPEAERRKLSLFCNVRPSAVIQALDVANIYDVPMAYHKEGLDGEVLAAFGIEPAPKPRLEPWEEVCNRIRTPEGEVTIAIVGKYTGLKDAYKSLIEALHHGGIANRVKVNLEWIESEIFEKEDPAPYLEKVHGILVPGGFGERGSEGKIHAARFARERKVPYFGICFGMQMAVIEAARNLADVENASSTEFGPTKEPVVGLMTEWIKGNALEKRTAAGDLGGTMRLGAYKAALKKGTKISEIYGSTDISERHRHRYEVNVDYKDRLENCGLVFSGMSPDGVLPETIEYPDHPWFIGVQYHPELKSRPLDPHPLFASFIEAATEQSRLV
- a CDS encoding citrate synthase/methylcitrate synthase; protein product: MKNGLEDVIAAETRLSDVDGELGRLIIRGVSLDRLVERATYEDTAALLLDDLLEVPAAAGDLKTRLGRMRTEVFTHVRAMDEALLKLPPVDAMRALIARLPDGEDFETVLRLLAAPAVFLPAVLRMQREEKPVPPDASVSQAADILHMMTGRIPSAEQTAALDGYLVTISDHGLNASTFASRVIASTHAGLTSSVLAALSALKGPLHGGAPGPVLDMLDAIGTENHAKTWLAAALDRGERLMGFGHRIYRVRDPRADALKNALKPLVATGQVDRQRIALAEAIEKAALAILKERKPDRPLDVNVEFYTALLLESLGFPREAFTGVFAIGRTVGWIAHAREQLLEGRLIRPKSVYVGLLPLAA
- a CDS encoding citrate synthase, translating into MQSINMNTLWITTEEALARLGTKPQTLYANVSRGRIRAKPDPADPRRSLYQADDVGRLAERHAGRRQSAAVAAEAIRWGEPVLPTAISTISDGRLFYRGREAVALSEHATLEEVAALLWGGGNIAFETGEGGEGDASRMANAFTLLAARVTTDLPALGRKPAVLRAEAADVLLTVAGGLAPWHGEPMPLHQRLARGWQRPEAADPIRRALVLAAEHELNVSAFAARVTASSGAALSAATLSGLAALTGPRHGGAWLSVTLLTEQAASVGVREAIRGALSSEGVVRAFGHRLYPQGDPRAKALMASFEAPRLFVSLAEAGEELLGEPVNVDFAIAALTATFTLPEDAPLIIFALARTCGWLAHAMEQVEDGHLIRPRARYTGPHD